A single window of Acidobacteriota bacterium DNA harbors:
- a CDS encoding aspartate kinase produces MTLEVWKFGGASLADGRAIQKAARQIATHRGPLVVVASALAGVTDLLLQATPGAARVFRKQHRQVARAVLGPGAALTALNSTIDTLAREYEDLCAAVAVLGRPDARLQDALVSRGERLSARLLVAGVTRLKRRARFIDALDVVATDDEHGGATPKLDETRVRARKTIGAATAAGAVAIIPGYIGRAADGSLTTLGRGGSDLTATLLARSLGARTVVLWKDVPGILTADPRLVPDARLIPQLHHREAAEVAHYGAKVLHPRALIPIASTTIALHVRSFINPEQPGTEVSARQALKAYPVKALAMLPAQAVVTVAGKGMVGVHGIAARTFAAVDAEGLSVSTIFQASSESSIGFTIPESQAERAVRRLRQAFRHELEQGLIDGVSARPHMSVVAVVGEGMVGTPGISARVFAALESGGINVVAIAQGSSERNISFVVSSAQAPEAARRVHAAFQLSKIGGGQPITKRHIDVVLLGFGRVGRALSDQVATAADRDVRIVGLLDRSGYVFDSRGLSRARLLRLARDKDAGALLATLGGHRASAAEALSVLSNHAVSRPVMVDVTSDDTGALLQSAISHGFDVVLANKKPLAGSLDAYDRLITVPAQTGRRVRYEATVGAGLPIIDTFRKLDETGDRVLRIDGCVSGTLMFVLSEVSAGRPFSAAVREAVARGYAEPDPRDDLSGRDAARKGLILARMLGYRGEAPRPDDLVPKAYAALSLETFLERMPELDAAWQARAVALATKGRVLRYVVSATPRTVSAGLMEVPVSSPMGSASGTRNLVTFHSRRYQREPLVISGPGAGADVTAAGILNDIRSLGTA; encoded by the coding sequence GGGCCCGGCGCTGCCCTCACTGCCCTCAACAGCACGATCGATACCTTGGCGCGTGAGTACGAGGACTTGTGCGCGGCCGTCGCGGTGCTCGGCCGGCCCGATGCGCGACTGCAAGACGCCCTCGTCTCGCGCGGCGAACGGCTGTCGGCGCGGCTACTGGTCGCGGGCGTCACCCGCCTCAAGCGCCGTGCCCGCTTCATCGACGCCCTCGACGTCGTGGCCACGGACGATGAGCATGGCGGCGCAACGCCGAAGCTGGACGAGACCCGGGTTCGGGCGCGGAAGACGATTGGCGCGGCGACCGCCGCCGGCGCCGTCGCAATCATCCCCGGATACATCGGCCGCGCCGCGGATGGCAGCCTGACGACGCTCGGCCGTGGCGGCTCCGACCTGACGGCCACGCTGCTGGCCAGGTCGCTCGGCGCCCGCACGGTGGTGTTGTGGAAAGACGTCCCCGGCATCCTGACCGCCGACCCGCGCCTCGTCCCCGACGCCCGCCTCATTCCACAGCTGCACCACCGCGAGGCGGCCGAGGTGGCGCACTACGGCGCGAAGGTGCTGCATCCACGCGCGCTGATCCCGATTGCCAGCACCACGATTGCCCTGCACGTGCGGTCGTTCATCAACCCGGAGCAGCCGGGCACCGAAGTGTCGGCCCGGCAGGCCCTGAAGGCCTACCCCGTGAAGGCGCTGGCCATGCTGCCGGCGCAGGCCGTCGTCACCGTTGCCGGCAAGGGCATGGTGGGCGTGCACGGCATTGCCGCTCGCACCTTCGCGGCGGTCGACGCCGAGGGGCTGTCGGTGTCGACGATCTTCCAGGCGTCGTCTGAAAGCTCGATCGGCTTCACGATCCCCGAGTCACAGGCCGAGCGCGCGGTTCGACGGCTGCGCCAGGCGTTCAGGCACGAACTCGAGCAGGGCCTGATTGATGGGGTCAGCGCCCGCCCTCACATGTCGGTCGTCGCGGTCGTCGGCGAGGGCATGGTCGGCACGCCCGGGATTTCGGCGCGGGTCTTTGCCGCGCTCGAAAGCGGCGGCATCAACGTGGTCGCGATCGCACAAGGTTCGTCGGAGCGCAACATCTCGTTCGTCGTGTCGAGTGCCCAGGCGCCGGAGGCGGCGCGGCGGGTGCACGCCGCGTTCCAGCTGTCGAAGATTGGCGGCGGCCAGCCGATCACGAAGCGGCACATCGATGTCGTCCTGCTGGGCTTCGGGCGGGTGGGACGGGCGCTGTCGGATCAGGTCGCCACCGCGGCCGACCGCGACGTTCGCATTGTCGGCCTGCTCGATCGATCGGGCTACGTGTTCGACTCGCGCGGCCTGTCGCGGGCCCGCCTGCTGCGGCTGGCGCGCGACAAGGACGCCGGCGCACTGCTGGCCACGCTCGGCGGCCACCGCGCCTCGGCGGCGGAGGCGCTGTCGGTGCTGTCGAACCACGCGGTGTCGCGGCCGGTGATGGTTGACGTGACCAGCGACGACACCGGCGCGCTGCTGCAGTCGGCAATCAGCCACGGTTTTGACGTCGTCCTGGCCAACAAGAAGCCGCTCGCCGGCTCGCTCGATGCCTACGACCGCCTGATCACCGTGCCGGCGCAAACTGGACGCCGCGTGCGCTATGAAGCGACGGTCGGCGCCGGGCTGCCGATCATCGACACGTTCCGTAAGCTGGATGAAACCGGCGATCGCGTGCTGCGTATTGACGGCTGCGTCAGCGGCACGCTGATGTTCGTGCTGTCGGAGGTGTCGGCGGGACGGCCGTTCTCAGCCGCGGTACGGGAAGCGGTCGCCCGCGGGTACGCTGAGCCTGATCCGCGTGATGACCTGTCGGGCCGTGATGCGGCGCGCAAGGGCCTGATCCTGGCGCGCATGCTGGGTTACCGCGGCGAGGCGCCCAGGCCGGACGACCTGGTGCCCAAGGCCTATGCCGCGTTGTCGCTCGAGACGTTCCTGGAGCGGATGCCTGAACTGGATGCTGCCTGGCAGGCGCGCGCCGTGGCGCTGGCAACGAAGGGCCGCGTGCTGCGATACGTGGTGTCGGCGACGCCTCGAACAGTGTCGGCGGGGCTCATGGAAGTGCCCGTCTCGAGTCCGATGGGTTCCGCCAGCGGTACGCGCAACCTGGTGACGTTCCACTCGCGGCGCTACCAGCGCGAGCCGCTGGTAATCAGCGGTCCGGGCGCAGGAGCCGACGTCACGGCCGCGGGCATCCTGAACGACATCCGCTCGCTCGGCACGGCGTGA
- a CDS encoding ABC transporter permease translates to MLRGLFQLTWLEIKIFMREPLGAIGTILMPVAIFLIIGRSMGRRTGGSLSTGAAAFLQTGLPVMVSVLIAISAVASLVTIISIYREGGILKRLRATPLRPQTILSAHVLAKLAFTATTIALLLLAGRRFYPVGLNVPVFSFALAVIVSTLSILSVGFVIASLVRTARFAQPVAALIFYPMLAISGLFAPIEAMPSGLQVLARLLPMTYVVSLLSGIWNGASWSAHLGDLAALAIIAAVCTAVSARVFKWE, encoded by the coding sequence ATGCTGCGGGGACTGTTTCAACTGACTTGGCTCGAGATCAAGATCTTCATGCGCGAACCGCTGGGCGCGATTGGCACGATCCTGATGCCGGTGGCCATCTTCCTGATCATCGGCAGGTCAATGGGCCGCCGCACCGGCGGGTCGCTGTCGACGGGCGCCGCCGCGTTTCTGCAAACCGGCCTGCCGGTGATGGTGTCGGTGTTGATTGCCATCAGTGCGGTCGCCTCCCTCGTCACCATCATCTCGATCTATCGCGAGGGCGGTATTCTCAAGCGCCTGCGCGCCACGCCGCTGCGGCCGCAGACCATCCTGTCGGCGCACGTGCTCGCGAAATTGGCGTTCACCGCCACCACCATCGCCCTGCTCCTGCTGGCCGGCCGCCGCTTCTATCCAGTGGGCTTGAACGTGCCGGTGTTCAGCTTCGCACTGGCCGTGATCGTGAGCACGCTGTCGATTCTGTCGGTGGGCTTTGTGATCGCCAGCCTGGTCCGCACCGCCCGGTTTGCCCAGCCCGTGGCGGCTCTAATCTTCTACCCCATGCTCGCGATCTCCGGGCTGTTCGCTCCGATTGAGGCGATGCCGAGCGGGCTGCAAGTACTCGCGCGGCTGTTGCCCATGACCTACGTGGTCTCGCTGCTGAGCGGCATTTGGAACGGAGCCTCATGGTCGGCTCACCTCGGTGACCTGGCCGCCCTGGCCATCATCGCCGCCGTGTGCACGGCGGTGTCGGCCAGGGTGTTCAAGTGGGAATGA
- a CDS encoding ABC transporter ATP-binding protein translates to MTSDAHLAVRVAGVRKSYGQVVAVDEVSFEVQQGEIFGLIGPNGAGKTTTLECVEGLRKPDRGTISVLGLDPVRDVYRLQERIGVQLQQAHLQKRIKVWEAAHLWASLYRKPVADADRLLEQLGLAEKRNAWFMTLSGGQQQRLFIALALINDPELVFLDELTTGLDPQARRAIWELVRGIRARGKTVFMTTHLMEEAERLCDRVAILEHGRIIDVDTPARLVARHCPDRTVVLVTDHPLAEERFRALPRVDDVQRVESRFTLRGHGDDFVTEVIQCLAEHQVRVSDFRTELPSLEDVFLKLTGHSIRD, encoded by the coding sequence GTGACCAGCGACGCCCACCTGGCCGTTCGCGTCGCCGGCGTCCGCAAGTCCTATGGACAGGTCGTGGCCGTGGATGAGGTCTCGTTCGAGGTGCAGCAAGGGGAGATCTTCGGGCTGATCGGGCCCAATGGCGCCGGCAAGACCACCACGCTCGAATGCGTCGAGGGATTGCGCAAGCCCGACCGCGGCACCATCTCGGTGCTCGGCCTCGATCCGGTGCGCGATGTCTATCGTCTGCAGGAGCGGATTGGCGTCCAGCTGCAGCAGGCCCACCTCCAGAAACGCATCAAGGTCTGGGAGGCGGCGCACCTGTGGGCGTCGCTCTACCGCAAGCCGGTCGCCGATGCCGATCGGCTGCTCGAGCAACTCGGTCTCGCCGAGAAACGTAACGCCTGGTTCATGACCTTGTCAGGCGGGCAGCAGCAACGCCTGTTCATCGCGCTCGCCCTCATCAACGACCCCGAGCTGGTGTTTCTCGACGAGCTGACCACCGGCCTTGATCCGCAGGCGCGCCGTGCCATCTGGGAACTGGTGCGGGGCATTCGGGCCCGCGGCAAGACCGTGTTCATGACCACCCACCTGATGGAGGAGGCCGAACGATTGTGCGACCGCGTGGCCATTCTCGAGCACGGCCGCATCATCGACGTCGACACCCCGGCGCGCCTCGTCGCCCGCCATTGCCCGGATCGCACCGTCGTCCTGGTCACCGACCATCCGCTGGCCGAGGAGCGCTTTCGCGCGTTGCCGCGGGTTGATGACGTGCAGCGGGTTGAGTCGCGGTTCACCCTTCGCGGCCATGGCGACGACTTCGTCACCGAGGTCATTCAATGCCTTGCCGAACACCAGGTGCGCGTCAGCGACTTCCGCACCGAATTGCCCAGCCTCGAGGACGTCTTCCTCAAGCTCACCGGCCACTCCATTCGGGATTGA
- a CDS encoding tetratricopeptide repeat protein: protein MSSRLLAAALILSCAATAFAQSSPKAGMLEQEAWAALDAGKAQVAEQAFRDAIALDPKNARLHMGLGTAAFVLRHDTDARAALEQALVLAPGLVRARAQLAQVFKRQGDLTEAIRLYEIVATAAPDDNGVRDTLDRWKREAELHDRMRLTVGDFFTVSFEGAEDADMAAQALESLNRAYWRICELFGAFPPKSVPVVLYSGEQFRDITRSPQWAAAAFDGTIRVPMRGAGEKGEDLDRVLAHEFAHALIRSLATRGLPTWLNEGLASVLESDSLAWAETRLAEAGRVPSLAALSGPFSKLSGADAQVAYAASAVAARRLLDEAGGVAIATLLRDLGAGIDFETAFLHRIQRSLPDFQASLTQ, encoded by the coding sequence GTGTCCTCCCGACTCCTTGCGGCGGCCCTAATCTTGTCTTGCGCCGCCACGGCGTTCGCCCAGTCCAGCCCCAAGGCCGGCATGCTCGAGCAGGAGGCGTGGGCGGCGCTTGATGCCGGCAAGGCGCAAGTGGCCGAACAGGCCTTTCGCGATGCGATTGCGCTCGATCCCAAGAACGCGCGTCTGCACATGGGACTTGGCACGGCCGCGTTTGTGCTTCGGCACGATACCGACGCCAGGGCGGCGCTCGAGCAGGCGCTGGTGCTCGCGCCCGGCCTGGTCCGCGCTCGCGCGCAGCTGGCCCAGGTCTTCAAGCGCCAGGGTGACCTGACCGAGGCGATCCGGCTCTACGAGATTGTCGCCACGGCAGCCCCCGACGACAACGGCGTACGTGACACGCTGGACCGCTGGAAGCGCGAGGCCGAACTGCACGACCGGATGCGCCTGACCGTCGGCGATTTCTTCACCGTGTCGTTCGAGGGCGCCGAAGACGCCGACATGGCCGCGCAGGCGCTCGAGTCGCTCAACCGCGCCTACTGGCGCATTTGCGAGCTGTTCGGCGCCTTCCCACCCAAGTCGGTGCCGGTCGTGCTCTACAGCGGCGAGCAGTTCCGCGACATCACCCGGTCGCCGCAGTGGGCGGCCGCCGCGTTCGACGGCACCATCCGGGTGCCCATGCGCGGCGCCGGCGAGAAGGGCGAGGATCTCGATCGGGTGCTGGCACACGAGTTCGCGCATGCCCTGATTCGATCGCTCGCCACGCGCGGGCTGCCGACGTGGCTGAACGAGGGCCTGGCCTCGGTGCTCGAAAGCGACAGCCTCGCGTGGGCCGAGACCCGCCTCGCCGAGGCCGGCCGCGTGCCCTCGCTGGCCGCGCTCTCGGGCCCGTTCAGCAAGCTAAGCGGCGCCGACGCCCAGGTCGCCTACGCGGCCAGCGCCGTCGCCGCGCGCCGGCTGCTGGACGAGGCCGGCGGCGTTGCCATCGCCACCCTGCTGCGCGACCTTGGCGCCGGCATCGACTTCGAAACCGCCTTCCTGCACCGCATTCAGCGTTCGCTCCCAGACTTCCAGGCGTCGCTCACCCAGTGA
- a CDS encoding four helix bundle protein, translating to MDKIESFRDLEVWHLSMQLVDLVIANTKNMPRVEFDLTRQMRRAAISIPSNIAEGWRRKRRRAAYQNHVSIAYGSHGELETQMEVCFRNNFLDRKKCAAMVDVCGRVGTMLVRLHDALD from the coding sequence ATGGACAAGATCGAATCCTTCCGCGACCTGGAGGTCTGGCACCTCTCGATGCAACTGGTGGACCTGGTGATCGCCAACACGAAGAACATGCCCCGCGTCGAGTTCGACCTGACGCGCCAGATGCGTCGCGCGGCCATCTCGATTCCATCAAACATTGCCGAAGGCTGGCGCCGAAAGCGCCGCCGGGCCGCGTATCAGAACCACGTCTCGATCGCCTACGGCTCACACGGCGAGTTGGAGACGCAAATGGAGGTCTGCTTCAGAAACAACTTCCTGGACCGCAAGAAGTGCGCAGCAATGGTCGACGTTTGCGGTCGCGTCGGCACGATGCTTGTCCGCCTGCACGATGCATTGGACTAG
- a CDS encoding HIT family protein: MTRTWPDDWETRKRGDSCHFCAGVSTHSFRSGRTSEALLERKGIAKGHAVVAFRGRHIAALTELTAGELADYWADIHDVGRMIERVFSPCHMNYLLLGNIVPHLHVHVVPRYLDDPAPGLPLPWDPREVPADEYSRQFRALTETASLDGGPTSDGDGTS, from the coding sequence ATGACGCGCACGTGGCCAGACGACTGGGAGACACGCAAGCGTGGCGATTCGTGCCACTTCTGCGCGGGCGTCTCGACTCACTCATTCCGCAGCGGTCGAACCAGCGAGGCGCTGCTCGAACGGAAGGGCATCGCGAAGGGGCATGCCGTCGTGGCCTTTCGTGGCCGGCACATCGCAGCCCTCACCGAGCTGACGGCCGGTGAGCTCGCTGACTATTGGGCAGACATTCACGACGTCGGGCGCATGATCGAGCGCGTGTTCAGCCCGTGCCACATGAACTACCTGCTGCTGGGCAACATCGTGCCCCATCTCCACGTTCACGTCGTGCCACGGTATTTGGATGACCCGGCACCGGGGCTCCCGCTGCCATGGGATCCCCGTGAAGTGCCCGCGGACGAGTATTCGAGGCAGTTCCGGGCGCTGACGGAGACGGCATCGCTTGACGGGGGCCCGACTTCTGACGGGGACGGCACTTCTTAA
- a CDS encoding alpha/beta hydrolase-fold protein produces the protein MKAPLFASAVFIASGLALPSLAQTPTPATSPDDRYVLGPDSLPQPDVPAGSVSEFTLPDSSTYRGYSHKWWLYVPARYDGKTPLALMVFQDGGRFVQRDGMWRVPVVLDNLISRNELPLMAAVFVDPGQPIRPSQLSSEQRSYEYDTLSDQYARFLIDEILPEVTRHVRITDNPDGRGIAGGSSGGICAFTVAWQRPDQFRKVFSAIGSFVNIRGGGAYPDIVRQSAMKPLRVFLQDGINDELGGRFKGLNWPEGNRAMSAALAARGYDYQLVMGEGTHSGRHGAAVFPDAMRWLWRDYRAQ, from the coding sequence GTGAAGGCCCCTCTTTTCGCGAGCGCCGTCTTCATTGCCAGCGGATTGGCGCTGCCGAGTCTTGCGCAGACGCCGACTCCCGCGACGTCTCCTGATGATCGGTATGTTCTCGGTCCGGACTCATTGCCGCAGCCCGACGTGCCAGCGGGAAGCGTCTCCGAATTCACCCTGCCAGACTCCAGCACGTACCGAGGGTATTCGCATAAGTGGTGGTTGTACGTCCCCGCGCGGTACGACGGCAAGACGCCGCTCGCGCTGATGGTGTTCCAAGATGGCGGACGATTTGTCCAGCGCGACGGCATGTGGCGTGTGCCTGTCGTCCTGGACAACTTGATATCTAGGAATGAACTGCCACTCATGGCTGCGGTATTTGTAGACCCCGGGCAGCCGATCCGGCCTTCACAGCTCTCGAGCGAGCAGCGATCCTACGAATACGATACGTTGAGCGACCAATACGCGCGCTTCCTGATCGATGAGATCCTCCCAGAGGTCACCAGACACGTTCGAATTACGGACAATCCTGATGGCCGCGGAATCGCGGGGGGCAGCAGCGGTGGAATTTGCGCCTTCACCGTCGCCTGGCAACGACCGGATCAGTTCCGCAAGGTCTTTTCTGCGATTGGGAGTTTCGTCAATATTCGCGGTGGCGGCGCCTATCCTGACATCGTTCGGCAGAGCGCCATGAAGCCACTTCGCGTGTTCTTGCAGGACGGCATCAACGATGAGCTCGGCGGCCGGTTCAAGGGCCTGAACTGGCCCGAGGGAAACCGGGCGATGTCGGCTGCCTTGGCTGCCCGCGGGTACGACTACCAGTTGGTCATGGGTGAGGGCACGCACAGCGGTCGCCACGGCGCCGCGGTCTTTCCTGATGCCATGCGTTGGTTGTGGCGAGACTATCGCGCGCAGTGA